In Calonectris borealis chromosome 10, bCalBor7.hap1.2, whole genome shotgun sequence, a single genomic region encodes these proteins:
- the CCDC51 gene encoding mitochondrial potassium channel isoform X2 gives MGPMKYKSGVSSVSCGLQYHHSLIKWSPKMNLHIVRTYCSSAPKRPEAKSAIEMAMGLLNRLTEAGTIMGKTSLQKMSATCKIWWDRYEEFVGINEVREAQGKVTEEEKRYRAAYLNAEESEREKFSLFSAAVRESHEKERTRAEKTKNWSIIGSVLGAIIGVLGSTYVNRVRLQELKVLVLEAQKGPINLQEAIKEQASSHYLQQKDLNDVIADLKNVLQTRTSQEVKEGALLTREDRNDSVKIDSLLIPLNEQLNYTKQVSSCLGSLQQQFNSLQESIAQMISEMQSVKLAVHSRPTERMMPRSSVEGKGQASAVRDVILELCDTERRLETQIKRNSIYSTAVTCAMFAITLPVLYIILKGN, from the exons ATGGGGCCAATGAAATATAAGTCAGGTGTATCCTCAGTGTCCTGTGGACTGCAATATCACCATTCATTGATAAAGTGGAGTCCAAAAATGAATTTACACATAGTACGGACTTACTGCTCATCAGCACCTAAGAGGCCAGAAGCCAAGTCTGCGATAGAAATGGCCATGGGTCTTCTTAATCGGCTGACAGAAGCTGGGACCATTATGGGAAAAACCTCTCTTCAAAAAATGTCTGCAACATGCAAGATTTGGTGGGACAGATATGAAGAGTTTGTTGGAATTAATGAAGTTCGAGAGGCTCAGGGAAAAGTGACAGAG GAAGAGAAGAGGTACCGAGCTGCGTATTTAAATGCAGAAGAAtctgagagagaaaaattctctcttttctctgcagCTGTAAGGGAAAGCCACGAGAAAGAGCGAACAAGAGCTGAAAAAACTAAGAACTGGTCTATTATTGGTTCTGTACTGGGAGCCATTATAGGTGTTCTTGGTTCTACCTATGTGAATCGAGTAAGGCTGCAAGAATTAAAAGTCTTGGTGCTTGAAGCACAGAAGGGGCCAATAAATCTGCAAGAAGCCATCAAAGAACAGGCCTCCAGCCATTACTTACAGCAGAAGGATCTCAACGACGTCATAGCAGACCTGAAAAATGTGCTGCAAACAAGGACATCACAGGAAGTAAAAGAAGGTGCTTTGTTAACTAGAGAAGACAGGAATGACTCCGTAAAAATAGATTCTCTTTTAATTCCCTTAAACGAACAGCTAAACTACACTAAACAAGTCAGTTCATGTCTAGGGAGTTTACAACAGCAGTTTAACAGTCTGCAGGAAAGTATAGCGCAAATGATTTCTGAGATGCAGAGTGTTAAACTTGCGGTTCATTCTAGACCTACAGAAAGAATGATGCCAAGGTCTTCAGTGGAGGGTAAGGGCCAGGCTTCTGCTGTGAGAGATGTGATTTTAGAATTGTGTGATACCGAGCGGAGACTGGAAACACAAATCAAGAGAAATTCTATTTACAGCACTGCAGTGACATGTGCTATGTTTGCTATTACTCTGCCAGTACTCTACATTATACTTAAAGGGAACTGA
- the CCDC51 gene encoding mitochondrial potassium channel isoform X1, whose amino-acid sequence MGPMKYKSGVSSVSCGLQYHHSLIKWSPKMNLHIVRTYCSSAPKRPEAKSAIEMAMGLLNRLTEAGTIMGKTSLQKMSATCKIWWDRYEEFVGINEVREAQGKVTEAENVFMIARGIVREARENVEAQQIKLKEIRDRLDRVSRDDTQYLELATLEHRLLQEEKRYRAAYLNAEESEREKFSLFSAAVRESHEKERTRAEKTKNWSIIGSVLGAIIGVLGSTYVNRVRLQELKVLVLEAQKGPINLQEAIKEQASSHYLQQKDLNDVIADLKNVLQTRTSQEVKEGALLTREDRNDSVKIDSLLIPLNEQLNYTKQVSSCLGSLQQQFNSLQESIAQMISEMQSVKLAVHSRPTERMMPRSSVEGKGQASAVRDVILELCDTERRLETQIKRNSIYSTAVTCAMFAITLPVLYIILKGN is encoded by the exons ATGGGGCCAATGAAATATAAGTCAGGTGTATCCTCAGTGTCCTGTGGACTGCAATATCACCATTCATTGATAAAGTGGAGTCCAAAAATGAATTTACACATAGTACGGACTTACTGCTCATCAGCACCTAAGAGGCCAGAAGCCAAGTCTGCGATAGAAATGGCCATGGGTCTTCTTAATCGGCTGACAGAAGCTGGGACCATTATGGGAAAAACCTCTCTTCAAAAAATGTCTGCAACATGCAAGATTTGGTGGGACAGATATGAAGAGTTTGTTGGAATTAATGAAGTTCGAGAGGCTCAGGGAAAAGTGACAGAG GCTGAAAATGTCTTTATGATAGCTCGAGGGATAGTACGAGAGGCTCGTGAAAATGTAGAAGCCCAACAGATTAAACTGAAGGAAATTCGAGACCGCTTAGACAGGGTCTCTCGGGATGACACCCAGTATTTAGAACTGGCTACTCTGGAACACAGGTTGCTGCAG GAAGAGAAGAGGTACCGAGCTGCGTATTTAAATGCAGAAGAAtctgagagagaaaaattctctcttttctctgcagCTGTAAGGGAAAGCCACGAGAAAGAGCGAACAAGAGCTGAAAAAACTAAGAACTGGTCTATTATTGGTTCTGTACTGGGAGCCATTATAGGTGTTCTTGGTTCTACCTATGTGAATCGAGTAAGGCTGCAAGAATTAAAAGTCTTGGTGCTTGAAGCACAGAAGGGGCCAATAAATCTGCAAGAAGCCATCAAAGAACAGGCCTCCAGCCATTACTTACAGCAGAAGGATCTCAACGACGTCATAGCAGACCTGAAAAATGTGCTGCAAACAAGGACATCACAGGAAGTAAAAGAAGGTGCTTTGTTAACTAGAGAAGACAGGAATGACTCCGTAAAAATAGATTCTCTTTTAATTCCCTTAAACGAACAGCTAAACTACACTAAACAAGTCAGTTCATGTCTAGGGAGTTTACAACAGCAGTTTAACAGTCTGCAGGAAAGTATAGCGCAAATGATTTCTGAGATGCAGAGTGTTAAACTTGCGGTTCATTCTAGACCTACAGAAAGAATGATGCCAAGGTCTTCAGTGGAGGGTAAGGGCCAGGCTTCTGCTGTGAGAGATGTGATTTTAGAATTGTGTGATACCGAGCGGAGACTGGAAACACAAATCAAGAGAAATTCTATTTACAGCACTGCAGTGACATGTGCTATGTTTGCTATTACTCTGCCAGTACTCTACATTATACTTAAAGGGAACTGA
- the TMA7 gene encoding translation machinery-associated protein 7, protein MPAAGGSHRQPSPRPRPPAPGAAQSSVRGGGWAGPSRARSFPTGQPSPRSPPGLPAPAAPPSPGSTSYLRLRRKRRRKRYGGRAGPGGSGPRGGASLRARALGRGAARRRGAGTMSGREGGKKKPLKQPKKQSKDLDETDLAFKQKQKEEQKKLEEMKAKAAGKGPLTSGGIKKSGKK, encoded by the exons ATGCCCGCCGCCGGGGGCTCCCACCGCCAGCCCTCGCCTAGGCCGCGCCCGCCAGCGCCAGGGGCGGCCCAGAGCTCCGTGCGCGGcggaggctgggctgggccgAGCCGCGCACGCTCCTTCCCCACCGGGCAGCCCTCCCCGAGGAgcccgccggggctgccggcccccgcCGCACCACCCAGCCCGGGCAGCACCTCCTACCTGCGCCTGAGGCGGAAGCGGCGGCGGAAGCGCTACGGCGGCCGCGCGGGGCCAGGCGGAAGCGGCCCGCGCGGCGGCGCGAGCCTGCGTGCGCGCGCGCTCGGGCGAGGGGCGGCGCGGCGGAGAGGAGCGGGCACCATGTCGGGCCGAGAGG GCGGCAAGAAGAAGCCGCTGAAGCAGCCGAAGAAGCAGTCGAAGGACCTGGACGAG ACAGATCTGGcatttaaacaaaagcagaaggAGGAGCAAAAGAAACTTGAGGAGATGAAAGCAAAGGCTGCTGGAAAAGGGCCCCTCA CTAGTGGTGGAATAAAGAAGTCTGGCAAAAAGTAG